Proteins found in one Kangiella sediminilitoris genomic segment:
- a CDS encoding M2 family metallopeptidase has product MITLKRAVSAAILTSALLGHPVISTAAGSKDVTVEDAAAFVADAEKRLTDIAEYAARIAWVNANFVTHDTTMLNAQVGEEYTKLGVELANEAKKFNGLDLPYDLNRKIEMIKLGLTLPAPSDPKKTKQLAEISSKLDSIYAKGKSPDGRSLGELSQVLRESRDADEQLKAWTGWREISKEMRPLYQQMVEIANEGSKELGYADTGTMWRSKYDMPADGFANEMDRLWGQVKPLYTALHCHVRAELNEEYGDEVVSTDKPIPAHLLGNMWAQQWGNIYDIAGPDSAGEGIDIDPILREHYGVDKDEVSHEEKEVAVKKMVKTAENFFSSLGFAPLPQTFWERSLFVKPRDRDVQCHASAWDIDNEEDIRIKMCTEINGEDFQTVHHELGHNYYQRAYKDQPILYKGSANDGFHEAIGDTVALSITPKYLKQIGLIDEEPDASADIALLMRSALDKVAFLPFGLMVDQWRWKVFNGEISPEEYNQGWWELRQKYQGIDAPVARTEDHFDPGAKYHIPGNTPYSRYFLAHILQFQFYREMCEMAGNEGPLHRCSFYGNKEVGEKLIKMLEMGSSRPWPDALEAMTGSREMDATAVLEYYAPLKTWLDEQNKGRNCGW; this is encoded by the coding sequence ATGATAACTCTAAAAAGAGCCGTCAGCGCTGCCATACTGACCAGCGCCCTGCTGGGCCATCCCGTTATCTCTACTGCTGCTGGCAGCAAAGACGTAACTGTTGAAGACGCAGCTGCTTTTGTTGCTGATGCTGAAAAGCGATTAACCGATATTGCCGAATATGCAGCTCGTATCGCCTGGGTCAACGCTAATTTTGTAACCCACGATACAACGATGCTGAACGCACAGGTTGGTGAAGAGTATACAAAGCTTGGCGTAGAGCTTGCTAATGAAGCCAAGAAGTTTAACGGCCTCGATCTTCCTTACGACCTTAACCGTAAAATCGAAATGATCAAGCTTGGCCTGACATTACCAGCTCCATCAGACCCGAAAAAAACAAAACAACTAGCAGAAATCAGCTCTAAGTTAGACAGTATTTATGCGAAAGGCAAAAGCCCTGATGGCCGTAGCCTGGGCGAACTAAGTCAGGTATTACGGGAATCTCGAGATGCTGACGAGCAGCTGAAGGCCTGGACTGGCTGGCGTGAAATATCTAAGGAAATGCGTCCTCTTTACCAGCAGATGGTAGAAATCGCCAACGAAGGCTCTAAAGAGCTTGGCTATGCCGACACAGGTACTATGTGGCGTTCAAAGTACGATATGCCTGCTGATGGCTTTGCTAATGAAATGGACCGTTTATGGGGACAGGTAAAGCCTCTCTATACTGCCCTGCACTGTCATGTAAGAGCCGAGCTGAATGAAGAGTATGGTGATGAGGTGGTCTCAACAGACAAACCTATCCCAGCTCATCTTCTCGGTAATATGTGGGCACAACAGTGGGGTAATATCTACGATATCGCTGGTCCTGACAGTGCCGGTGAAGGTATTGATATCGATCCAATTCTGCGTGAACACTATGGCGTTGATAAAGATGAAGTCAGTCATGAAGAGAAAGAAGTCGCGGTTAAGAAAATGGTTAAAACAGCCGAAAACTTCTTCTCATCTCTTGGCTTCGCTCCATTACCACAAACCTTCTGGGAGCGTTCGCTTTTCGTAAAACCGCGTGATCGCGATGTCCAATGCCATGCCAGCGCCTGGGATATTGATAATGAAGAAGATATTCGTATTAAGATGTGTACTGAAATCAATGGCGAAGACTTCCAGACTGTACACCACGAACTTGGTCACAACTACTACCAGCGTGCATACAAAGATCAGCCAATCTTGTATAAAGGCAGTGCCAACGACGGCTTCCATGAAGCTATTGGCGATACAGTAGCCCTCTCAATCACACCAAAGTACCTGAAGCAAATCGGGCTTATCGACGAAGAACCAGATGCCAGCGCTGATATTGCTTTGTTAATGCGTTCAGCATTAGACAAAGTTGCATTCTTACCTTTTGGTTTAATGGTCGATCAATGGCGTTGGAAAGTATTCAATGGTGAGATATCACCTGAAGAATACAACCAGGGCTGGTGGGAACTGCGTCAAAAATACCAGGGCATCGATGCTCCGGTTGCTCGAACCGAAGATCATTTTGACCCAGGTGCAAAATACCATATTCCCGGTAATACACCTTACTCACGTTACTTCCTGGCTCACATTCTACAGTTCCAGTTCTATCGTGAAATGTGTGAGATGGCTGGCAACGAAGGCCCACTTCACCGTTGCTCTTTCTATGGCAATAAAGAAGTCGGCGAGAAGCTAATCAAGATGCTAGAAATGGGCTCTTCACGTCCTTGGCCTGACGCTCTTGAAGCTATGACCGGTAGCCGTGAAATGGATGCAACAGCGGTACTTGAGTACTACGCCCCGCTGAAAACATGGTTGGATGAACAAAACAAAGGTCGTAACTGTGGCTGGTAA
- a CDS encoding oxidoreductase, with the protein MVKYPKLLEPLDLGFTQIKNRVLMGSMHTGLEEEKGGFEKMAEFYATRARGGVGLMVTGGISPNFRGRLAPHSSQLSSRRQVRKHRIVTEAVHQAGGKIALQILHAGRYAYHPLSVSASKIKAPIAPFTPKAMSERMIKKTIKHYARCARLAKEAGYDGVEIMGSEGYLINQFIVKRTNKRTDSWGGAYENRIRFPLEIIKAVKQAVGENFIVIYRLSMIDLVDDGSTWPEVVQLAKEVEKAGATIINTGIGWHEARVPTIQTSVPRRAFTWVTKKLRDEVNVPLITSNRINMPEVAEQVLADDCADMVSMARPLLADADFVVKAEKGQSQMINTCIACNQACLDHVFKQKRATCLVNPRACYETELVAQPLKFKKKIAVVGSGPAGLAFSTEAAYRGHEVHLFDKKDNIGGQLNIANQIPGKEEFYETIRYFKNLLEETGVKLHLGTEATVESLAGNYDEVILATGVTPRTPKIPGIDHDKVLSYVDVLLHKKPVGESVAVIGAGGIGFDLTEYLVYEESPTADLDEWLKEWGIDRLYSDDGGLLDEPEISPPARKVTLLQRKETKMGKGLGKTTGWIHRASLKHKQVKMVSGVEYKEINDDGLVIEHKASGKTETLAVDNVIICAGQLPNRDLAEQLESKGCSVHLIGGADVAAELDAKRAIRQGTELALSI; encoded by the coding sequence ATTGTGAAATACCCGAAATTATTAGAACCTCTTGACCTCGGTTTTACACAAATTAAAAACCGCGTCCTTATGGGCTCTATGCATACTGGACTTGAAGAAGAGAAAGGCGGCTTTGAAAAGATGGCCGAGTTTTATGCAACCCGTGCACGCGGGGGCGTCGGGCTGATGGTGACGGGTGGAATATCACCGAATTTTAGAGGCAGGCTTGCCCCTCATTCGTCGCAGCTGAGCAGTAGACGCCAGGTTCGAAAGCATCGAATAGTGACTGAAGCCGTTCATCAGGCGGGTGGAAAAATTGCTTTACAAATTTTGCATGCAGGCCGTTATGCTTACCACCCCCTGTCAGTATCGGCTTCTAAGATAAAAGCTCCGATCGCGCCATTTACTCCAAAAGCAATGTCAGAGCGGATGATCAAAAAAACCATCAAGCACTACGCTCGTTGTGCACGACTTGCAAAGGAAGCTGGTTATGATGGCGTTGAAATCATGGGGTCCGAAGGCTACCTGATTAATCAGTTCATTGTTAAAAGAACTAATAAAAGAACTGATAGTTGGGGCGGCGCATATGAAAACCGAATCCGTTTTCCACTGGAGATTATCAAGGCAGTAAAACAGGCGGTGGGTGAAAACTTTATCGTTATTTACAGACTTTCGATGATTGATTTAGTTGATGACGGTAGCACCTGGCCTGAAGTTGTTCAGCTCGCTAAGGAAGTTGAGAAGGCCGGTGCAACGATCATTAATACAGGTATTGGCTGGCATGAAGCAAGAGTGCCAACAATTCAAACTTCAGTACCGCGTAGGGCATTCACCTGGGTCACTAAGAAATTGCGTGATGAAGTTAATGTGCCACTTATTACTTCTAACCGCATTAATATGCCGGAAGTAGCAGAGCAAGTATTGGCTGATGATTGTGCTGATATGGTTTCTATGGCTCGACCACTACTAGCCGATGCAGACTTTGTTGTAAAGGCTGAGAAAGGTCAGAGTCAGATGATTAATACGTGTATTGCCTGTAATCAGGCCTGCCTGGATCATGTTTTTAAACAAAAGCGTGCAACCTGTCTGGTTAACCCAAGAGCTTGTTATGAAACTGAGCTGGTAGCACAGCCCTTAAAGTTTAAGAAAAAAATTGCTGTGGTCGGTTCCGGCCCGGCTGGCTTAGCATTTTCCACTGAAGCAGCCTATCGTGGCCATGAAGTTCATTTGTTTGATAAAAAAGATAATATTGGCGGGCAGCTCAATATTGCGAACCAAATTCCTGGTAAGGAAGAGTTCTACGAAACAATAAGGTATTTTAAAAACTTACTTGAAGAAACCGGTGTTAAGCTTCACTTGGGTACTGAAGCAACTGTGGAATCTCTGGCTGGAAATTATGATGAAGTAATTTTGGCCACGGGTGTAACGCCGCGTACTCCAAAAATTCCAGGTATAGACCATGACAAAGTATTGTCATATGTAGACGTTTTGCTTCACAAGAAACCAGTTGGCGAGAGTGTTGCTGTTATTGGAGCAGGGGGCATCGGTTTTGACCTGACCGAGTACCTGGTCTATGAAGAGTCTCCCACAGCGGACCTGGATGAATGGTTAAAAGAGTGGGGTATTGATCGCCTTTATTCAGATGACGGTGGTTTACTTGATGAGCCAGAAATTAGTCCTCCAGCGCGAAAAGTAACATTGTTACAGCGCAAAGAAACCAAAATGGGTAAGGGACTGGGTAAGACCACTGGCTGGATTCACAGGGCAAGCCTAAAGCACAAGCAAGTTAAAATGGTTAGTGGCGTGGAGTATAAAGAAATTAATGATGATGGCCTGGTCATTGAACACAAAGCATCAGGTAAAACGGAAACGCTGGCAGTTGATAATGTTATTATCTGTGCAGGACAGTTACCGAATAGAGATTTAGCTGAACAGCTTGAAAGCAAAGGTTGTTCAGTACATTTAATAGGTGGCGCAGATGTTGCCGCAGAACTTGATGCTAAGCGAGCAATCCGTCAAGGGACGGAATTAGCTCTTAGTATTTAG
- a CDS encoding YcgN family cysteine cluster protein — protein sequence MEKFWLNTPMDKMTHQQWESLCDGCGKCCRIQFLDDSDTMLMQTDVGCHLLDTKTLRCTDYDNRLSKVPDCVQITPKTLDDYYWLPDSCAYKLVARGEDLPEWHHLVSGDPQLIHKKGESLHRKLVSERDLNPEEIEERIIAWVAITD from the coding sequence ATGGAAAAGTTCTGGCTAAACACACCTATGGATAAAATGACTCATCAGCAATGGGAGTCATTATGTGATGGCTGTGGAAAATGTTGTCGTATACAGTTTCTAGATGATAGCGACACGATGTTGATGCAGACTGACGTTGGTTGTCATTTATTGGACACAAAGACACTTAGATGTACAGATTACGACAATCGTTTAAGTAAGGTACCTGACTGCGTTCAGATTACCCCAAAGACACTTGATGATTATTATTGGCTACCTGATAGCTGTGCTTACAAACTGGTCGCCCGAGGGGAAGACCTTCCGGAGTGGCATCATCTTGTTTCAGGTGATCCGCAGTTAATCCATAAAAAAGGTGAAAGCCTACATCGAAAGTTAGTCAGTGAGAGGGATTTAAACCCTGAAGAAATCGAAGAGCGTATTATCGCCTGGGTTGCTATAACTGATTGA
- a CDS encoding GspE/PulE family protein, translating into MQYEELLSEAIKNSQNTVTNSIFSDTENQLSEQKLLEVNFKEHLFITDNGPFPFEELLYVFIQKPVFESLDEFADATGSSKYSNYKIEMKGNFSIKGQCLTCDNENGVWKILRLHKGHVFIVLVSEQNVSDIKLIESNGPSTFGIDTADQELHNGVEEVRLQDINIDEHWVRKFPSDLLFKYQALPLRKHGHFLEVAFSNPKQIDAIQTLSFIAGCNIEPKKADKKELLEYLSGVVQFQNEKEALSELEKSGITNKTSLATNEIESLGKKKGVISLMATIITDAIEKGASDIHLHPRADHLELLFRIDGTLTPVRKLNLSLHPALVSRVKIIGGMDISERRLPQDGRIEYSGNNKSVDMRISIMPTVYGESVVIRILDSSQGLRDIKEIGLNTKDTEKLTNLLRSSYGIFLVTGPTGSGKTTTLYAALQEKVKEGPHIVTVEEPVEYKIDGVTQIPVNHKIGYTFARALRNILRHDPDVIMVGEIRDDETAKIAVESALTGHLVLSTLHTNSAVSTITRLIEMGVEPYLLKDALVGILAQRLVKKNCPLCLEKEEVPDSIRHEIQAKKNDTFYRGAGCSECFNTGIAGRRSVYELLTITPDISREINESLDIEKLAQKAEKQGMVRLADMALDLARNKEISAFEVYKIRANASQLKSEDDE; encoded by the coding sequence GTGCAGTACGAAGAATTACTTTCAGAGGCTATTAAAAACTCTCAAAACACCGTTACCAATAGTATTTTCTCTGATACTGAGAATCAGCTATCTGAACAAAAACTGCTAGAGGTTAATTTCAAAGAACATTTATTTATAACTGATAATGGTCCCTTTCCTTTCGAAGAACTGTTATATGTCTTTATCCAGAAGCCTGTTTTTGAAAGTTTAGATGAGTTTGCAGACGCAACTGGAAGTAGCAAATATTCCAACTATAAAATCGAAATGAAAGGGAACTTTTCGATAAAGGGGCAGTGTTTAACTTGCGATAATGAAAATGGTGTATGGAAGATACTGAGGCTCCACAAAGGACATGTTTTTATTGTACTGGTTTCTGAGCAAAACGTATCAGACATTAAGCTCATTGAGAGTAATGGCCCATCTACCTTTGGCATAGATACTGCAGATCAAGAGCTTCATAATGGCGTTGAGGAGGTCAGACTCCAAGATATTAATATTGATGAACACTGGGTAAGAAAGTTTCCCTCAGATCTTCTATTCAAATACCAGGCTCTCCCTTTAAGAAAACACGGTCACTTCCTTGAAGTTGCATTTTCAAATCCAAAGCAGATTGATGCTATTCAAACTCTCAGCTTTATAGCAGGTTGCAATATAGAGCCAAAAAAAGCTGATAAAAAAGAACTTCTGGAGTACCTCAGTGGTGTGGTTCAATTTCAGAATGAAAAAGAGGCCCTGAGCGAACTTGAAAAATCTGGGATTACTAACAAAACAAGCCTCGCTACCAATGAAATAGAAAGTCTGGGTAAAAAGAAAGGTGTTATCAGCCTCATGGCAACGATTATTACTGATGCTATTGAGAAAGGAGCTTCTGATATACACCTGCACCCCCGTGCTGATCACCTGGAGTTGCTATTCCGTATAGATGGTACTTTGACGCCAGTAAGAAAGCTCAATTTATCTCTGCATCCAGCACTTGTCAGTCGCGTAAAAATTATTGGCGGTATGGATATTTCGGAACGACGTTTGCCACAGGATGGCCGCATAGAATATTCAGGTAACAACAAAAGTGTTGATATGCGTATATCAATTATGCCAACCGTTTATGGGGAAAGCGTCGTGATCAGGATATTAGACAGCTCCCAGGGGTTAAGAGACATTAAAGAAATTGGACTTAACACCAAGGATACGGAAAAGCTTACCAACTTATTACGTTCCAGTTACGGCATATTCCTTGTTACGGGCCCAACAGGTTCAGGTAAAACTACAACACTTTACGCCGCTTTACAGGAAAAGGTTAAAGAAGGACCGCATATAGTAACAGTAGAAGAACCTGTCGAGTATAAAATAGATGGTGTCACGCAGATTCCCGTTAACCATAAAATTGGCTATACATTTGCCAGAGCTTTACGCAACATTTTAAGGCATGACCCAGATGTCATTATGGTTGGCGAAATTCGTGATGATGAAACAGCAAAAATAGCTGTTGAAAGTGCTCTTACAGGCCATTTAGTTCTTAGTACACTCCATACCAATAGCGCTGTCAGTACTATTACACGCCTTATTGAAATGGGTGTGGAGCCTTATCTTTTAAAGGATGCTCTTGTGGGTATATTGGCGCAAAGACTTGTTAAGAAAAACTGCCCGCTCTGCCTCGAAAAAGAAGAGGTGCCTGACTCTATACGACATGAAATCCAGGCCAAGAAGAATGATACCTTTTATAGAGGAGCTGGTTGCTCTGAATGCTTTAATACAGGAATCGCTGGGCGCCGTTCAGTCTATGAACTATTGACTATTACCCCTGATATCAGTCGAGAGATTAATGAATCGTTGGATATTGAGAAACTTGCACAGAAAGCGGAAAAGCAGGGCATGGTCAGATTGGCGGATATGGCACTTGATTTAGCAAGGAATAAAGAAATCTCGGCTTTTGAGGTCTATAAAATCAGAGCCAATGCCAGCCAGTTAAAAAGTGAAGATGACGAATAA
- a CDS encoding DUF2288 domain-containing protein, which yields MSKEKDSKQTTDTFTQLTPREEMVAKLNGETAVVAWKEIERFFAKGNMLLIDQELDLINVAADLSLDNAEEIKPLIDSEKIQRMPMEFVKENCKPETEFWTVVVAPYILSQLKK from the coding sequence ATGTCTAAAGAGAAAGATTCTAAACAAACAACTGATACTTTTACCCAATTAACACCGCGCGAAGAAATGGTTGCGAAGCTTAATGGTGAAACGGCGGTTGTAGCCTGGAAAGAGATTGAGCGGTTCTTTGCCAAAGGGAATATGTTGCTTATCGATCAGGAGCTTGATCTAATCAACGTAGCGGCAGATTTGTCTCTGGATAATGCAGAGGAAATAAAGCCTTTAATTGATTCAGAAAAAATCCAGCGGATGCCGATGGAGTTTGTAAAAGAAAACTGTAAACCGGAAACTGAGTTTTGGACGGTTGTGGTAGCGCCTTATATACTCTCACAA
- the sppA gene encoding signal peptide peptidase SppA, with the protein MSKPNSIIGRFFYRIWKTVDVSGRLFIGLIAITLFVLFVRSCVSGPDLPKVNDGSALILNPTGILVEQEKYVDPIEKVIAGAQGANDLEASMYDLLDAIEYAKKDDSISVMVIQTNKLMGAYGGISKYQDLREAIQDFKTTGKKVIAVADWYSQGQYYLASVADEVYMNPQGSMMFDGMARTGTYFKSALDKLGVNVHVFRVGTFKSAVEPFIRDNMSDAAKEANIEWLGDLWKAMKTDIAGSRDMSVEEFDSFIENYLPIIQQHNGDGAQAALSSGFVDKLMTRGDFREYMINKVGLNDKKDSYQAIGYKKYLKARRPLIDMPSGKDKVAVIVAKGEIVDGNRKEGIIGGDSTARLIRKARLDDSVKAIVMRVDSPGGSAFASEVIRSELARAQKEGKIVVTSMAGMAASGGYWISATSDEIWAHPTTITGSIGIFGMVPTFEEPLNKIGINRDGVGTTKWSRSFDIMSGISEDFKAVIQANIEKGYDDFLSLVAEGRDMTKEEVDSIAQGRVWSGEDAHRLGLVDKLGDLDDAVKSAAKLANIDDYDVRFIKRELDPTEKMIRDILSNAKATGDYSALESVSAKTNPLLHAVNSQVKEIYRLIQNYNDPNHAYLHCMCEVK; encoded by the coding sequence GTGTCAAAACCAAACTCGATAATCGGTAGATTCTTTTACCGGATCTGGAAAACCGTGGATGTATCAGGACGACTTTTTATCGGCCTGATAGCTATTACCTTATTTGTATTATTTGTTAGAAGCTGCGTCAGCGGTCCTGACTTGCCAAAAGTGAACGATGGCTCTGCACTAATACTGAACCCAACCGGTATACTTGTTGAGCAGGAAAAATATGTAGATCCGATTGAGAAAGTTATTGCTGGAGCACAAGGTGCAAATGATTTAGAAGCATCTATGTATGATTTACTGGATGCCATTGAGTATGCCAAAAAGGATGACAGCATCAGTGTTATGGTTATTCAGACCAACAAGCTGATGGGAGCTTACGGCGGTATCAGCAAATATCAGGATTTACGTGAGGCAATCCAAGATTTCAAAACTACCGGTAAGAAGGTTATCGCAGTAGCAGACTGGTATTCTCAGGGTCAGTACTATCTAGCTTCTGTAGCTGATGAGGTATACATGAATCCTCAGGGCAGCATGATGTTCGATGGTATGGCTAGAACAGGAACCTACTTTAAGTCCGCTCTTGATAAACTGGGTGTTAATGTTCACGTTTTCCGCGTTGGAACCTTTAAGTCGGCAGTTGAGCCATTTATCCGAGACAACATGTCTGATGCCGCCAAAGAGGCCAACATAGAATGGTTGGGTGATTTGTGGAAAGCAATGAAAACAGACATTGCGGGTTCTCGTGACATGAGCGTCGAAGAGTTCGATAGCTTTATCGAAAACTACCTGCCAATTATACAGCAACACAATGGTGATGGTGCTCAGGCAGCTCTAAGTAGTGGTTTTGTCGATAAGCTAATGACTCGTGGTGACTTCCGCGAATATATGATCAATAAAGTTGGTCTCAATGACAAAAAAGACTCTTATCAGGCTATTGGCTACAAAAAATACCTGAAGGCTCGTCGCCCTCTTATTGATATGCCAAGTGGTAAAGATAAGGTTGCGGTCATCGTAGCAAAAGGTGAAATTGTGGATGGTAACCGTAAGGAAGGTATCATTGGAGGTGACAGCACAGCTCGCTTAATTCGTAAGGCTCGACTGGATGATTCCGTTAAAGCCATCGTTATGCGTGTTGACAGCCCGGGAGGCAGTGCCTTTGCTTCAGAAGTTATTCGAAGCGAACTGGCACGAGCTCAAAAAGAAGGAAAAATTGTTGTGACTTCCATGGCCGGCATGGCTGCTTCGGGCGGATACTGGATATCAGCTACGTCAGATGAAATCTGGGCTCACCCAACTACAATTACCGGCTCAATCGGTATCTTTGGTATGGTTCCAACGTTTGAAGAGCCTTTAAATAAAATCGGCATCAACAGAGATGGCGTTGGTACAACAAAATGGTCTCGCTCTTTTGACATCATGTCTGGCATCTCCGAAGACTTCAAAGCCGTTATTCAGGCTAATATTGAGAAAGGATACGATGACTTCTTAAGTTTAGTCGCGGAAGGTCGTGATATGACCAAGGAAGAAGTAGACAGCATAGCCCAAGGTCGAGTCTGGTCTGGTGAAGATGCTCATCGCCTTGGACTGGTAGATAAACTGGGTGACCTGGATGACGCAGTTAAGTCTGCAGCAAAGTTAGCCAATATTGATGATTATGATGTTCGCTTTATAAAACGTGAATTGGATCCAACTGAAAAAATGATTCGCGATATTTTAAGCAACGCTAAGGCCACCGGTGATTACTCAGCCCTGGAATCTGTATCAGCGAAAACCAACCCTCTTCTTCATGCAGTAAATAGTCAGGTAAAAGAGATTTATAGACTCATTCAAAACTATAATGATCCGAACCATGCTTACCTGCACTGTATGTGTGAAGTGAAATAA
- a CDS encoding YcgL domain-containing protein, producing MMMCSVYKSAKKPDTYLYVPFEADLDELPEGLMSVWGEPELVMHIDLSKRDKLALVEIHELKSKLEEDGYYLQMPPTQEELAGLIEKNSS from the coding sequence ATGATGATGTGCAGTGTTTATAAAAGCGCAAAGAAGCCTGACACTTACTTATATGTACCGTTTGAAGCGGATTTAGATGAACTACCTGAGGGCTTGATGTCCGTCTGGGGTGAGCCTGAGTTGGTAATGCATATCGACTTAAGTAAACGTGACAAGTTGGCTCTAGTTGAGATACATGAACTTAAGTCAAAACTTGAGGAAGACGGGTATTATTTGCAAATGCCCCCAACACAAGAGGAACTGGCTGGCTTGATTGAAAAAAACAGCTCGTAA
- the trhA gene encoding PAQR family membrane homeostasis protein TrhA, whose product MTQPRAHLDVELTEHTYSIGEEIANASSHAIGALLSVAAMTMMIMTAIDPLDGWKLASAIVYGISLIVLFTTSTLYHSFQPESVKKVFQTLDHCAIYFLIAGTYTPFTLISLNGFMGWVLFGVIWGLALFGIIFKTKYQLRFPKVSLITYILMGWVIVIAAPEMLDNVAPGALWLLLAGGLSYTLGTIFYAADRRIPFNHAIWHMFVLGGAICHFLSIYLFVF is encoded by the coding sequence ATGACACAACCAAGAGCGCATCTTGATGTTGAGTTAACAGAACATACCTATAGCATTGGTGAAGAGATTGCCAATGCGTCCAGTCACGCTATTGGTGCTTTATTAAGCGTTGCAGCGATGACTATGATGATCATGACTGCAATAGACCCTCTGGATGGTTGGAAACTAGCAAGCGCAATTGTTTATGGTATTAGCCTGATCGTTCTATTCACGACTTCGACCCTTTACCATAGCTTCCAGCCTGAATCTGTAAAAAAGGTATTCCAAACCCTGGATCATTGTGCAATTTACTTTCTGATAGCCGGAACCTATACACCATTTACTCTTATCAGCCTTAACGGTTTTATGGGGTGGGTATTGTTCGGTGTAATATGGGGCTTGGCTCTGTTTGGAATAATATTTAAAACCAAGTATCAGTTGCGATTCCCTAAAGTATCTCTAATCACATACATTTTGATGGGGTGGGTTATAGTTATTGCTGCCCCTGAAATGTTAGATAATGTCGCTCCTGGAGCTTTGTGGCTACTACTTGCAGGGGGCTTATCCTACACACTGGGAACAATTTTCTATGCTGCAGACCGTAGAATTCCTTTCAATCACGCAATTTGGCATATGTTTGTTCTAGGTGGGGCTATCTGCCACTTCCTGAGTATATACCTTTTTGTATTTTAG
- the nagZ gene encoding beta-N-acetylhexosaminidase encodes MGPLMLDIEGLEVNSAEQDMLQNPLLGGIIFFSRNYASPNQIAELSQSVREIANRDILIAVDHEGGRVQRFREGFTHVPAMASILKNAKSLDTAKRDAYRWGSLIAIEVQAVGIDFSFAPVLDLGNEISRVIGDRAFSTQVDEVIALGREFIKGMNDFGMAATAKHFPGHGSVEADSHVDIPVDERPRELIISQDMRVFAELAQSYQAVMPAHVIYPSVDSKPAGFSELWLQDILRGQLNFDGVIFSDDLSMKGAEVVGGYYDRAKAAVVAGCDMVLVCNHPVEGRALLDSFDFELDPKASNRLKKMKGQSLNYSLTKVRQSPDWLQLEHDLELDNLV; translated from the coding sequence ATTGGCCCCTTAATGCTTGATATAGAGGGTTTAGAAGTAAACTCAGCAGAACAAGACATGCTACAAAACCCATTGCTGGGAGGCATCATATTTTTTAGTAGAAACTATGCCAGTCCAAATCAGATAGCTGAGCTATCCCAGTCAGTTCGTGAAATTGCCAATCGAGATATTTTAATAGCTGTGGATCATGAGGGTGGACGGGTTCAACGCTTTCGTGAGGGTTTCACCCATGTACCGGCTATGGCAAGTATTCTTAAAAATGCAAAAAGCCTTGATACAGCTAAACGGGATGCTTACCGCTGGGGGAGCCTCATTGCGATTGAGGTCCAGGCCGTGGGTATTGACTTTAGTTTTGCACCGGTATTGGATTTAGGAAATGAGATCAGCCGTGTTATCGGTGACCGAGCCTTTTCTACTCAGGTTGATGAAGTGATTGCTTTAGGTAGAGAATTTATTAAAGGTATGAATGACTTCGGTATGGCTGCTACTGCAAAACACTTCCCTGGACATGGTTCAGTTGAAGCTGACTCTCATGTAGATATCCCAGTAGATGAACGTCCCCGGGAGCTTATAATCAGTCAGGATATGCGAGTATTCGCCGAACTTGCACAGAGTTATCAAGCTGTCATGCCCGCTCATGTTATTTATCCCAGTGTTGATTCTAAACCTGCAGGTTTTTCTGAGTTATGGCTGCAGGATATATTACGTGGCCAGCTGAACTTTGACGGTGTAATTTTTAGCGATGATCTCAGTATGAAAGGTGCTGAAGTAGTTGGAGGCTATTACGATAGGGCCAAAGCGGCGGTTGTAGCTGGCTGTGATATGGTCTTAGTGTGTAACCATCCAGTTGAGGGTAGAGCATTGCTCGACTCATTCGATTTTGAGCTGGATCCCAAAGCATCTAACCGTCTCAAGAAAATGAAAGGTCAGTCATTGAACTATTCGCTGACTAAGGTTCGTCAATCACCCGACTGGTTACAGCTTGAACATGATCTCGAGCTTGATAATCTTGTTTAA